A single genomic interval of Syntrophorhabdaceae bacterium harbors:
- a CDS encoding TRAP transporter small permease — MVRLLERVIDRVTGFAAVIGGVFTGIMTLIVGYAVIARYIFNRPIGWSEEISVYLMVWAVFLGAAYTLKEDAHIGVDILISKAPARIRRALLLFHYLVGILFMSILFYHGIDMVALTLKMGSRSLAIDFPLVLSHLAVPVGSGILILQLINKLISLAAGRH; from the coding sequence ATGGTGCGGCTCCTGGAGAGGGTTATCGACAGGGTCACCGGCTTTGCGGCGGTTATCGGGGGCGTGTTTACCGGCATCATGACGTTGATAGTCGGCTACGCAGTAATAGCCCGGTACATTTTCAACCGTCCCATAGGATGGTCCGAAGAGATATCGGTCTATCTCATGGTCTGGGCGGTATTTCTTGGCGCCGCATACACATTGAAAGAGGATGCACATATAGGGGTCGACATCCTGATCTCCAAGGCACCGGCGCGGATAAGGCGGGCCCTGCTGCTTTTCCACTACCTTGTGGGGATACTCTTCATGTCGATCCTTTTTTACCACGGGATCGACATGGTTGCGCTTACGCTTAAGATGGGCAGCCGCTCCCTCGCCATCGATTTTCCTCTCGTTCTGTCGCACCTGGCTGTGCCTGTGGGGTCGGGCATCCTGATCCTCCAACTTATCAACAAGCTTATATCGCTGGCGGCGGGGAGGCACTGA
- the dctP gene encoding TRAP transporter substrate-binding protein DctP, with translation MKTTKMLLVVIVSMLLALPAGAATYKMRLTHQLPETHHIAVDIKYFKGLVEQKTGGKVEVEIYPAAQAFKPKEVINAVATGAIEAGVTTNFEWAGVLPVMDVFLVPFLITDLPVIEKALNGEVGAILFKKMETKGVVPLMWVLQCRTNVYTSNNAPLIQPKDFKGKKMRGTSKIMNLGSEALGASTMPISGPEVYTALQRGTIDAGLTGIDAALARHFYEVQKYGTVSNNFTVAHCVFVNPKFWNSLPADLRKIIKDAGLATQKKSIEDSEQAKDIAVKELRNKKMIIHIQTAEEAKVWKEVMQKPVLNYFLEKTGKDGKELVDLITKIGK, from the coding sequence ATGAAGACAACGAAGATGCTTTTGGTTGTAATCGTATCAATGCTGCTGGCGCTGCCTGCCGGCGCAGCTACATACAAGATGCGGCTCACCCACCAGTTGCCTGAGACCCATCATATTGCCGTTGACATCAAGTACTTTAAGGGCCTGGTAGAGCAGAAGACAGGGGGCAAGGTCGAAGTGGAGATCTACCCCGCAGCGCAGGCCTTCAAGCCTAAAGAGGTCATCAATGCCGTGGCTACCGGCGCAATCGAGGCTGGAGTGACCACAAACTTCGAGTGGGCCGGCGTCCTTCCGGTAATGGACGTCTTTCTTGTGCCTTTCCTCATTACCGACCTGCCCGTGATCGAAAAGGCGCTAAACGGCGAAGTAGGGGCGATACTCTTCAAAAAAATGGAAACGAAAGGCGTGGTGCCTCTCATGTGGGTATTGCAGTGCCGTACCAACGTATACACCTCCAACAATGCTCCACTGATTCAGCCGAAGGATTTTAAAGGAAAGAAGATGCGGGGGACATCGAAGATCATGAACCTCGGTTCGGAAGCCCTGGGCGCATCAACAATGCCCATCAGCGGCCCCGAGGTCTATACGGCCCTGCAGAGGGGCACCATCGATGCAGGGCTCACAGGCATTGATGCAGCGCTTGCACGCCACTTTTACGAGGTCCAGAAGTACGGGACCGTGTCGAACAACTTCACCGTTGCACACTGCGTCTTCGTCAACCCGAAATTCTGGAACTCCCTTCCTGCCGATCTGCGCAAGATCATCAAGGATGCCGGGCTGGCAACTCAAAAGAAGAGCATAGAAGACAGCGAACAGGCAAAAGATATTGCCGTGAAAGAGCTGAGGAACAAGAAGATGATTATCCACATTCAGACGGCAGAGGAAGCAAAGGTGTGGAAAGAGGTCATGCAGAAACCCGTGCTGAATTACTTCCTCGAAAAGACCGGCAAGGACGGCAAAGAACTCGTGGACCTCATCACAAAAATCGGAAAATAA
- a CDS encoding oxaloacetate decarboxylase: MRKTTHFKKLILDEKILVLPGVYDALSAKIAEQTGFKAVTLGGYPASGSLLAKPDVSLLTLSEMVDHVRYIVDAVDIPVFVDGDTGHGNVTNVARTVKLFENAGVAGLFLEDQVFPKRCGHMEGKQVIITEEMVSKLKAAVDARKDDDLVIMARTDALAVHGIDEAIERGNRYKEAGADLIFIEAPESVEAMRRVCREVKAPMLANMVEGGKTPILTAKELQDIGYSVATFPLSTIYAAAYGVKTVLEELAATGTTAGCINKMVAFSDFNALVGLAKVRETEAFYCADLFEILQKTNK, translated from the coding sequence ATGAGAAAGACAACACATTTCAAGAAGCTCATACTGGACGAGAAGATACTCGTACTGCCGGGTGTGTATGATGCCCTCTCGGCAAAGATAGCCGAGCAGACGGGGTTCAAGGCGGTCACGCTGGGAGGATATCCCGCATCGGGCTCTCTCCTGGCGAAACCCGATGTATCGCTTCTTACGCTTTCGGAGATGGTGGATCACGTGCGGTACATAGTGGATGCTGTCGATATTCCTGTCTTTGTCGATGGTGATACGGGACACGGCAACGTAACCAACGTGGCCAGAACTGTAAAGCTCTTCGAAAACGCCGGCGTAGCGGGCCTCTTTCTTGAAGATCAGGTGTTCCCCAAACGTTGCGGCCACATGGAAGGAAAACAGGTGATCATAACCGAGGAGATGGTCTCCAAGCTAAAGGCTGCTGTTGATGCGCGCAAGGACGATGACCTGGTGATAATGGCCCGTACAGATGCCCTGGCGGTTCACGGTATCGATGAAGCTATCGAAAGGGGAAACAGGTATAAAGAGGCAGGCGCCGACCTCATATTCATCGAGGCGCCGGAATCAGTGGAAGCCATGAGGCGCGTCTGCAGAGAGGTAAAGGCCCCGATGTTAGCAAACATGGTAGAGGGCGGCAAGACGCCGATCCTCACTGCAAAGGAACTTCAGGATATAGGGTACAGTGTAGCCACCTTCCCGCTCTCAACGATCTATGCTGCTGCCTATGGGGTAAAAACAGTGTTGGAGGAACTCGCTGCCACCGGCACTACCGCAGGGTGTATCAACAAGATGGTTGCTTTCAGCGATTTCAATGCTCTTGTGGGTCTCGCAAAGGTGAGAGAAACAGAGGCGTTCTACTGCGCCGACCTTTTTGAGATCCTGCAAAAGACAAATAAATAG
- a CDS encoding XRE family transcriptional regulator, with product MRTAEKRAKEICTAIGQRVRSIRKEKRLTLDDLAARTGFAKSYLSQIETLKREPPISTLTKIAFVLGVDVLFLISGEASRGEKQSITIMKASKRRVIPRPSGSPAYTYQPVNDKKMDRLMDGYVVTIGPDFPLEPLVHEGQELCYVLEGTQEFLYNGESHTFKKGDSYCFESSKPHYTRAVGNKPAKVLVVFVSKR from the coding sequence ATGAGAACAGCGGAAAAAAGGGCAAAAGAGATATGCACCGCGATAGGACAGCGCGTAAGGTCCATACGAAAGGAAAAACGGCTTACACTCGATGATCTTGCCGCGAGAACAGGATTCGCCAAGAGCTATCTCAGCCAGATCGAAACACTCAAGAGGGAGCCGCCTATCAGCACCCTGACTAAAATTGCTTTTGTGCTTGGCGTCGATGTCTTGTTCCTAATAAGCGGCGAGGCAAGCCGGGGCGAAAAACAATCCATTACAATCATGAAGGCCTCAAAAAGAAGGGTCATTCCAAGGCCGTCGGGAAGTCCGGCCTATACGTATCAGCCGGTTAACGATAAAAAGATGGATCGTCTCATGGACGGTTATGTGGTAACCATCGGGCCTGACTTTCCCCTGGAGCCATTAGTCCACGAGGGGCAGGAGTTGTGCTACGTGCTTGAGGGCACACAAGAGTTCTTATATAACGGGGAAAGCCATACCTTCAAAAAGGGCGACAGCTACTGTTTCGAATCAAGCAAACCACATTATACCAGGGCCGTAGGAAATAAGCCGGCAAAAGTATTGGTGGTTTTTGTATCAAAGCGATAA